The following is a genomic window from bacterium.
GAGAAATTTGGAAAGAGCCTGCATGTTAAAGTTGAATCATTTTGGGTTGTAAATCTAGAAAATGTGCCCAGAGAATGTGAATCGAATTTGATACAAATATTTAGAGATTTTAACAGTAATCAAAAACAAATGTTATTTGAAATCGCTCTATTAATAAAAAAAATTAGTTGAAATTTGACTACCGGTTTATGTTCTTTTTATTTGTTGTCTTTTATACTTTCAAAACGGGTAAGAACAGAATAATTGTAAAGAG
Proteins encoded in this region:
- a CDS encoding helix-turn-helix transcriptional regulator → MILDKKIIGKRIKKIRHENGLTQSELAEMCNLSTSYISCIETGKKRPSLKSLEKFGKSLHVKVESFWVVNLENVPRECESNLIQIFRDFNSNQKQMLFEIALLIKKIS